A part of Molothrus aeneus isolate 106 chromosome 10, BPBGC_Maene_1.0, whole genome shotgun sequence genomic DNA contains:
- the B3GNT5 gene encoding lactosylceramide 1,3-N-acetyl-beta-D-glucosaminyltransferase — MFVSPRRVRKCHFLQLCATCFILCLMIFWVPFDNQIVSHMKSYSYRYLINSYHFVNDSLSISRDNLNRVSSYQYLINHREKCQQQDVLLLLFVKSSPENRYRRDAIRQTWGDEKYVRSQLNANIKTLFALGRPTHHLQKTQQQRELELEDQKYQDLIQQDFLDTFHNLTLKLLLQFSWVNAYCPHARFIMSADDDIFIHMPNLIAYLQSLTQMGAQDLWIGRVHRGSPPVRDRRSKYYVPYEMYQWPSYPDYTAGAAYVISNDVAAKVYEASLTLNTRLYIDDVFMGLCANKMGIVPQYHVFFSGEGKAPYHPCIYNKMMTSHGHVDDLRQLWKQATDPNVKKITSGIWGRMYCRLVNIVLLCKLYYVDTYPCSAAFS, encoded by the coding sequence ATGTTTGTTAGTCCCAGAAGAGtcagaaaatgccattttttgcAGCTATGTGCCACTTGCTTCATACTGTGTCTCATGATTTTTTGGGTACCGTTTGATAATCAAATTGTGAGCCATATGAAGTCCTATTCCTACAGATACCTCATAAATAGCTACCATTTTGTGAATGACAGCCTGTCTATCAGCAGGGATAACCTGAACAGGGTATCAAGCTACCAGTACTTGATCAACCACAGAGAGAAATGTCAGCAGCAGGATGTCCTTCTCCTACTGTTTGTGAAGTCTTCTCCTGAAAACCGTTATCGAAGGGATGCAATCAGACAAACTTGGGGAGATGAGAAGTATGTTCGTTCTCAACTTAATGCCAACATTAAAACCCTTTTTGCTTTAGGACGACCAACACACCAtctgcagaaaacacagcagcaaagagAACTTGAGCTTGAAGACCAGAAATACCAGGATTTGATTCAGCAAGACTTCTTGGATACTTTTCACAATCTCACTCTTAAATTGCTTTTGCAGTTTAGCTGGGTGAATGCCTACTGTCCTCATGCCAGGTTCATTATGTCTGCAGATGATGACATATTTATCCATATGCCAAATCTCATTGCTTATCTCCAAAGCCTCACACAAATGGGTGCTCAAGATCTCTGGATTGGTCGTGTCCATCGCGGATCCCCTCCCGTAAGAGACAGGAGGAGCAAATACTATGTTCCATATGAAATGTACCAGTGGCCCTCTTACCCTGACtacacagcaggagctgcataTGTAATATCAAATGATGTAGCAGCTAAAGTCTATGAGGCTTCATTGACTCTGAATACAAGGCTTTATATAGATGATGTTTTCATGGGTCTCTGTGCCAATAAAATGGGAATTGTACCACAATatcatgtatttttttctggggAAGGAAAGGCTCCATATCATCCCTGCATTTATAACAAGATGATGACATCTCATGGACACGTAGATGATCTTCGCCAGCTCTGGAAGCAGGCTACAGATCCCAACGTTAAAAAGATTacttcagggatttggggtagAATGTACTGCAGACTAGTCAATATTGTGCTTCTCTGTAAACTGTACTATGTGGACACGTATCCTTGTTCAGCTGCATTTTCTTAA